Proteins encoded together in one Anoxybacillus flavithermus window:
- a CDS encoding YaaC family protein, with the protein MWEVFYSSNFTQQFLLDRYKQEGREDAEKKSYDNCYPFMYYLQHGKKFYDTAHEAPLAIKPVLLFYGNVQLLKACLLTIHADYPETSSVLAHGVSTRKRKKQNYDFFKDEVKVQKHGLFTYFSEKMFHVKHAYGEKFCMKDLLEHIEELTPLFELYFKHVNERSKHTHEVVAHYLLLYNLSMICRYETEWWYDLLHSYSNDAYPFIVQFLEVTKHKIPLYLYHYLLDSKKDQD; encoded by the coding sequence ATGTGGGAAGTGTTTTATTCATCAAATTTTACACAACAGTTTTTACTTGATCGGTACAAACAAGAAGGAAGAGAAGACGCTGAAAAGAAAAGCTATGATAATTGTTATCCATTTATGTATTACTTGCAACACGGAAAAAAGTTTTACGACACCGCCCATGAAGCACCGCTAGCGATTAAGCCTGTTTTATTATTTTATGGAAATGTTCAACTTCTTAAAGCTTGTTTATTAACTATTCACGCTGACTATCCTGAAACATCGTCCGTTTTAGCGCATGGGGTATCAACAAGAAAAAGAAAGAAGCAAAACTATGATTTTTTTAAAGACGAAGTAAAAGTTCAAAAACATGGTTTGTTTACTTATTTTTCTGAAAAAATGTTTCATGTGAAACATGCATATGGAGAAAAGTTTTGTATGAAAGATCTGTTAGAACATATTGAGGAATTAACTCCTTTATTTGAGCTATATTTTAAACATGTAAACGAACGCAGCAAACATACCCATGAAGTCGTTGCCCACTATTTATTGCTTTATAATTTAAGCATGATTTGCCGTTATGAAACAGAATGGTGGTACGATCTCCTTCATAGTTATTCAAACGATGCGTATCCTTTTATTGTACAATTTTTAGAAGTAACCAAACATAAAATACCACTATATTTGTATCATTATTTATTAGATAGCAAAAAAGACCAAGACTAA
- the guaB gene encoding IMP dehydrogenase: MWETKFAKEGLTFDDVLLIPAKSEVLPRDVDLTVELSKTLKLNIPIISAGMDTVTEAEMAIAMARQGGLGIIHKNMSIEQQAEQVDKVKRSESGVITDPFFLTPEHQVYDAEHLMSKYRISGVPIVNNAEEQKLVGIITNRDLRFIQDYSIKISDVMTKENLITAPVGTTLEEAEKILQKYKIEKLPLVDDQGVLKGLITIKDIEKVIEFPNAAKDAKGRLLVGAAVGVTSDTMLRVKKLVEANVDVIVVDTAHGHSKGVLETVRKIRDTYPTLNIIAGNVATAEATRDLIEAGANIIKVGIGPGSICTTRVVAGVGVPQITAIYDCATEARKYGVSIIADGGIKYSGDIVKALAAGGHAVMLGSLLAGVSESPGETEIYQGRRFKVYRGMGSVGAMEKGSKDRYFQEDNKKFVPEGIEGRVPYKGPLADTIYQLVGGLRAGMGYCGTRNLEELREKAQFVRMTGAGLRESHPHDVQITKEAPNYSFM; encoded by the coding sequence ATGTGGGAAACAAAATTTGCGAAAGAAGGATTGACATTTGATGATGTTCTTTTAATTCCGGCGAAGTCAGAAGTGTTGCCACGTGATGTCGATCTAACGGTTGAGCTAAGTAAAACATTGAAATTGAACATCCCAATTATTAGTGCGGGAATGGATACGGTGACAGAGGCAGAAATGGCGATTGCGATGGCGCGCCAAGGAGGATTAGGAATTATCCATAAAAACATGTCGATTGAGCAACAGGCGGAACAAGTCGATAAAGTAAAGCGTTCAGAAAGCGGGGTAATTACCGATCCGTTCTTTTTAACCCCCGAACATCAAGTATATGATGCGGAACATTTAATGAGTAAATATCGTATTTCAGGCGTTCCGATCGTGAACAATGCTGAAGAACAAAAGCTTGTTGGAATTATTACAAATCGTGATTTACGTTTCATTCAAGATTACTCAATAAAAATTTCTGATGTCATGACAAAAGAAAATTTAATTACTGCCCCTGTTGGAACAACATTAGAAGAAGCAGAAAAAATTTTACAAAAGTACAAAATTGAAAAACTCCCTCTCGTTGACGATCAAGGTGTGTTAAAAGGGCTTATTACCATTAAAGATATTGAAAAAGTCATTGAATTCCCAAATGCAGCAAAAGACGCGAAAGGACGTCTTCTTGTTGGGGCGGCTGTTGGGGTGACATCAGATACGATGTTGCGCGTGAAAAAGCTTGTGGAAGCAAACGTTGACGTCATTGTAGTTGATACAGCCCACGGTCATTCTAAAGGAGTGCTTGAAACGGTACGGAAAATTCGCGACACTTACCCGACATTGAACATTATCGCTGGAAATGTCGCGACAGCAGAGGCGACAAGAGATCTAATTGAAGCAGGAGCAAATATCATTAAAGTCGGTATCGGTCCAGGATCAATTTGTACGACACGGGTTGTCGCAGGTGTCGGTGTTCCTCAAATTACAGCCATTTATGACTGTGCAACAGAAGCAAGGAAATATGGTGTTTCAATTATTGCTGATGGGGGAATTAAATATTCTGGTGATATTGTAAAGGCTTTAGCAGCTGGTGGACATGCGGTTATGCTCGGAAGCTTGCTTGCAGGTGTATCTGAAAGTCCGGGGGAAACAGAAATTTATCAAGGTAGACGATTTAAAGTATATCGCGGTATGGGATCAGTTGGAGCGATGGAAAAGGGAAGTAAAGACCGCTATTTCCAAGAAGATAATAAAAAATTTGTTCCGGAAGGCATTGAAGGAAGAGTACCTTATAAGGGGCCGCTTGCTGATACCATTTATCAACTTGTCGGTGGATTGCGAGCAGGAATGGGCTATTGCGGAACGAGAAATTTAGAAGAATTGCGAGAAAAAGCGCAATTTGTGCGCATGACTGGAGCAGGACTAAGAGAAAGCCATCCACATGACGTCCAAATTACGAAAGAAGCGCCAAACTATTCATTTATGTAG